The Stieleria sp. JC731 genome has a segment encoding these proteins:
- a CDS encoding S41 family peptidase: MPLFARVGLSRLACNPFVNQRHFHRAIGARSTLRAKLLMTGVVLFGGGATSGSLHAQTSTMQPLPAAVESAKQIETDPLNVVLEDGAALEIDRRWTEAIRHYEKAFRDFPNSRQVYQRLIICRLHADVNRRYRDRSFVDSVHQMTAAQALDLYSEILSNLETHYVEHVDWSRVFLHGTAALEIALTENRYVTDVLPEADQEKVHQFQQTIHRRISNRPTNGRHDLRAAVATVAELARNEIGLSPTAVVLEYVSGAVSTLDPYTRLLSGDQLDDMFSNIEGNFVGLGVELRPSTDSLEILSVIPNGPAEEAGLKAGDRIVRVEQADTRTGKPEIAADLLRGPEDSFVSIAVQTSEGAEREYNIARRRVEVPCVENVHICDPSNGVGYLRLTNFQKTTPRDVEQAIWQLQQQGMRSLIMDLRGNPGGLLSAAVDIADRFLSQGRIVTTRGRNSRENFDYVAHRTKTLSFPLAVLIDNDSASASEIFAGAMSDSGRGVIVGQRSYGKGSVQGIFRMQAAKFGLCLTTAKFYSPNGTAISQRGVFPDVPVESQYIAARPNDEGEIVTDLDDEVMQQAIGQLSGQSQLISQRTR, from the coding sequence ATGCCACTATTCGCACGGGTCGGTTTGTCACGTTTGGCTTGTAATCCATTCGTCAATCAACGTCATTTCCATCGAGCTATCGGTGCTAGGTCAACACTTCGAGCGAAGTTGTTGATGACCGGTGTGGTTCTTTTCGGGGGCGGCGCGACGAGCGGATCACTGCATGCCCAAACGTCGACGATGCAGCCACTGCCTGCCGCGGTTGAATCGGCTAAGCAGATTGAAACGGATCCGCTGAATGTTGTGCTCGAAGACGGCGCGGCTTTGGAAATCGACCGTCGTTGGACCGAAGCGATTCGGCACTACGAAAAGGCCTTCCGTGATTTTCCTAACTCACGCCAGGTTTATCAGCGTCTGATTATCTGCCGTTTGCATGCCGATGTGAATCGACGATACCGTGATCGAAGCTTTGTTGATTCGGTTCACCAGATGACCGCCGCACAGGCTTTGGACCTCTATAGCGAAATCCTTTCTAACCTGGAAACTCACTACGTCGAGCACGTTGACTGGTCACGTGTGTTCTTGCATGGCACCGCCGCACTTGAGATCGCACTGACGGAAAATCGCTATGTGACCGACGTCTTGCCGGAGGCCGATCAGGAAAAGGTTCATCAGTTTCAGCAGACAATCCATCGCCGGATTTCTAACCGTCCGACCAATGGGCGACACGATTTGCGAGCCGCTGTCGCGACGGTCGCTGAACTTGCTCGCAACGAAATCGGACTTAGCCCGACTGCAGTTGTTCTGGAATACGTCAGTGGTGCGGTATCAACGCTTGACCCCTACACACGCCTTTTATCTGGCGATCAGTTGGACGATATGTTCTCCAACATCGAAGGTAACTTCGTCGGACTTGGTGTCGAGCTACGTCCCAGCACCGATTCACTCGAGATCCTTTCGGTGATTCCAAACGGCCCCGCCGAAGAAGCCGGATTGAAAGCCGGGGATCGGATCGTCCGGGTGGAACAAGCTGATACGCGAACCGGCAAACCGGAAATTGCTGCTGACCTACTACGTGGACCAGAAGACTCGTTTGTGTCAATCGCAGTCCAAACGTCCGAAGGTGCAGAACGCGAATACAATATTGCACGACGACGCGTCGAAGTTCCTTGTGTAGAAAATGTTCATATCTGCGACCCGTCAAACGGTGTGGGCTACCTTCGGCTGACAAACTTCCAAAAGACGACACCGCGCGATGTCGAGCAAGCGATCTGGCAATTGCAACAACAAGGCATGCGTTCGCTGATTATGGACCTACGCGGAAACCCAGGCGGGCTGCTTTCGGCGGCAGTCGACATCGCCGATCGGTTCCTCAGCCAAGGACGAATCGTGACCACGCGTGGTCGGAACTCGCGAGAGAATTTCGACTATGTCGCTCACCGCACCAAAACACTTAGCTTTCCACTTGCGGTCCTGATCGACAACGACAGTGCGAGTGCGAGCGAAATCTTTGCGGGAGCTATGTCGGATTCAGGGCGAGGCGTCATTGTGGGGCAACGCAGCTATGGAAAGGGCAGCGTCCAGGGAATCTTCCGTATGCAAGCGGCAAAGTTTGGACTGTGCCTCACCACGGCAAAGTTTTATTCCCCCAACGGAACCGCGATTAGCCAACGGGGCGTTTTCCCCGACGTCCCTGTCGAGAGCCAGTACATCGCCGCCCGCCCGAACGACGAAGGTGAAATCGTCACCGATCTCGATGACGAGGTCATGCAACAAGCGATCGGTCAGCTCTCTGGACAAAGTCAGCTGATCAGTCAACGAACTCGCTAG